The following DNA comes from Caulobacter mirabilis.
CCGCCCATCTGATAGATGCGCTGGAAGGGCAGGCTGTAGGGGAACTCGCCCTGCCCCACCACCAGGTCCGGGTCGGGCCGATAGGTATAGGCGCCGGTCCGCAGGTCGACGCCTTCCAGGTTCGAACGGTCCTTGAACTCGTCCTTCAGCAGGTCGGCCTGCATCGGCGCCTTGCGCTTCTTTTCGTCCGGCCCCCCGGCCCGCCGCCGCCCTTCAGCGGCCGGTTGATGGCGGTGACGACATGGGCGATCTCGCTGGCGTCGCCGTTGAAGGCCACCCAGGCGCAGCCGCGGTTCATGTAGTAGTCGCCCTGCGGCGCCCGCCGCGTGTAGGGCCCCATGTTCCGGATCACGCCGTAGCCCACGGTGCTGCTCGGCCCCAGGAACCGGTCGTTGGCCTGGATCACCGTATAGTTCTGGTTGGCGGTCGCCTGGCCCGTGCAGGCGACGCCGCGCGGCGAAGTCACCCCCTCGCGATACTGCGCCACCCCTGCGCCGCCCGGCAGCAGCCGGTGGTAGCGGATGGTTCCGGCGAAATTCTCCTGGCCGAACGGGAACCGCTGGGCGGTGCTGATGGTGTGCACCGCGTCCTGCTGCTGTTCGAACAGGCTGCCCTCCAGCATCGCCCCGAAAGCGGCGATCGTGTGCCGCGCCCCGACCTTGTCGGCGGCGACGCCGGCCAGGCTGACCGTGCTGAAGCCGGAATCGAGGTCCATGCGGATGGCCTCGTCCAGGCTGCTGCCGGGCACAAAAGGCTCGCCGGGATCATCCAGGCCGTTCCAGTTCAGGTCGTGCACCTGCCGCTGGCGCTGCGAATAGACGACGCCGATGGTGTAGTGGTGCTGGATGCGGGTGTTGGACGCGCCCTCGACGATGTCGGTCGCCCGCGTCATCTGCGCCAGCCAGCCGGCGTAGAGCCGCGCCTTGAGCTTCTGCATCTGGGTTCCCGCCTTGCCGTACGGAGGGCCCCAGTATTCCTGCTCGCCGGTCAGCGGCGGCTTGCCGTCCACGAGCCCTGGGCGCACTTCCTCGCGGTAGGACTTGTCGTCGTTCAGACGGGTCTGCAGTTCGTTGGCGGTGTCGCCCCAGCCATGGACGATGATCGCGTCCGCGCTCGCGTCGGCCTCTTTGAGGGACACGCGGTCCATCCAGGTTCCATAAGCGCCCACGCCGCCCTGGCGCGCCGCGTAGGGCAGGTCCGCCGAGATGCGGATCGTGTTCTGCGGCAGTGGCGGGCTGAAGCAGTTCGGGTAGTTGCCGCTGGATCCTGCTCCCGGCGGCAGACCGCCCTGAAGCATGAACATGTACTCGCCAGAGCTAACGCCCGTGGACGGCGGTCCGTCCTCGTAATCGTTGGGCGTCCGCCAGACGAGGCGGCGGCCGTAGATCTCGTCGACGAACAGCTCGACCTTGCAGGTGTAGGCCTCAACCGTCAGCTTGGTCCGAAACTTGTCGGGCAGGCCGCCGCTGTAGCTGCCCCAGGAGGCGTTGAGCACGCCCGTGGTGGGCGTGGCCCAGGCATCGGCGGCGGGGCGGATGCGCTCGCCGCCCATGATCTCCTCGGCGCGCTTGTCCTTGTAGGTCGTCTTCAGCTTGCCCAGCAGGGTGGTGGCGGCGCTGTTCAGCGCGCTCTCCGCCCCCGTCAGGTTGACCCCGGTGATGTAGCCGACGCCGTTCTCGGTCCCCGAGCCGGTCGGGTTGGTCGCCGTCGAGACGAACGAGGACGCCGACAGGCCCGCCTCGGTCGCCACGTCGATCTGCGCCCAGCGGTCCATGGCCTTGTACGACGGGTCCAGCGTCGTCGTAGCGCCGTTGATCACGACCGTGACCCAGGCGTGGCCCATCTCGACCTGGGAGATGGTCCCCGCGCCGCTGACCGTCGCCGGGATGCCGCCATTGGCCAGGAACTGCCGCGCCGCCTCCGGGTCGGTCAGGCCCAGCCAGTCGTTGAACTGCGCGCCGGTCAGGGTGATCGTCCCGACCTGGTAGCTGGCGCTGTAGCCCGCCGCCCGCAGCAGCTCGACCAGCAGCTGCGCCTGGTCGAACGCCGTGCCCGAGCGGTCGATCATCGCGCCGAGCGCGCCCTTCTGGGCGCCGAAACGCGGCTCGTAGCGGACGTGGTTCTTGACGAAGAGGAAGATCTTCTGGGGATCGTTCTCCAGCGCCGCCGCCGTGGCCGTGATCTCGATCGGCTTGGCGGACGCCCAGTTGTAGGTCACCGCGCTGGCGGCGCCGTCGTAGTAGGCCGCCTTGGCCGTCGCCGGAGACAGTTGCTCGGCGTCGTAGAAGCGCATCCCGGCGAGCGTGCCGTTGCCGGCCGGGTACGGCGTCTGGGCCGTGGCCGCGAGCTGCGAGAGCAGGAGCCCTCCGCCCGCCAGGACCGCCAGGCCGCCGATCGTCAGCTTCAAGGAACCGGCGGGTCGGGTGCGCCAGGAGGAAAGCCGCGCAAGCACACGCTCACGCAAGCGAGCGACCATAAGCCGGACCATGACGCTTCCCCCGAAGACACGCTTACCGCGAACAACCTTGACGGGCGCTTGACCGCCTGGGAAGAGCCGTTCGATAGTCGAGGCGGAAAATTCACGTCACAGTAGCGTTTGGCGCGCGGGGGCGGGGGACAGCATGTCTATTCAGGTGCAGGTCGCTTCCGGCAAGGGCGACGCCGCCCGGAGATACGCTCCAGGCGCTTGGCCTTCGTTCGTTCGCGAGCACCTTGACCTGCCTTCTCTTATTGCCGTCGCCGGCATTCTGCTGCTGTTGGCCGGCTGCCTTGGGGTGATCCTGTTCCCCGAACGCGCGCCGGTTCGGGCCTACCCGCCCGCATCATTGACAGCAGCTCAGATCCGCACCGCCGAAACGATCGGCGAGACTTTCAACCCCACCCCGCCCGATCAACGTCCTCAGAAGGGTCGCTAGCATGTCCAGAACGCTCCGGACCTTCGCCCTGGCGACGGCTCTGGCGGCCCCGGCGATCTACTTGCCGCACCCCGCCCACGCCAACGTGCAATACGTCTACGATTCCGCCGGCCGTCTCTGGAAGGCCATCTATTCCAACGGGATCGTCATCGAATATCGCTACGACGCCGCCGGCAACCGCACCCAGATCATCACTTACCCGGGCACGCCGACACCGCCGCCCGGCTGACCTGGTTACGTAAGCCCGAGCGGGGCCAAGGCGGCTAAACGGCGCCACGACAAGCCGACATTCCCCATGGTTCGCCTGGCCCGCCTCGTTGTTCCCGGCCTTCCGCGCCATTCGACCGCGGGGCGCAATCGACCCGAGCCGAGCTGTCGTCGAGGACGGCGACCAGGACCATTACGGCGACACCCGCCGAACAGCTGCGCAAAGCCGCCGTCGAGGCCGGGGCCTGCCGCCTCATGCCCAGCCGACGCTGTCGCTTTGACCAGCTGACGCCGCTCCTGTTCAGATTGGATCGCGGGACCGCCGGGCTCCTTGACTGGGTCGGGAACAGATCTTGGAGGTCCTCGTCAGAATCGGCTCTCCGGCTCAATCGGCTTCGCGGGTGGACTTTCGCTGGATCCTTCGCGACACAGCGCGTTCGGATGATCGTCCGGCGGAAGCGCACGCCGAGCGAACGGCCCGGCCGGGAGATTCGACCGTAGGCTCTTCACGCTGGGCCCAAGTCATGGACGGCGGCATTGTCATGCGCATCAAGGCCAGCGAGCGAACCGCGGCCCAGCCCGAGCTTTGACGGTGAAACGATGACGACTCCGGATCTCAATCTTCTGGTCGCCCTGGACGTCCTGATCGAGGAAGGCAGCGTCACCCTCGCGGCGGAGCGGCTGGGCATGAGCGCGCCGTCGCTCAGCCGCGCCCTGGCCAGGATCCGCGAGACCGTCGGCGACCCGATCCTGGTCCGGGCGGGCCGCGACCTGGCGCCCACGCCCCGCGCCCTGGAAATCCGCGACCAGGTCCACAGGATCGTCGAGGAGGCGAAAGCCCTGCTCCGGCCCAGCGGCCCGGTCTCGTTCGCCGCCTTGGAGCGCCAGTTCACCATTCGC
Coding sequences within:
- a CDS encoding transglutaminase domain-containing protein, which produces MKLTIGGLAVLAGGGLLLSQLAATAQTPYPAGNGTLAGMRFYDAEQLSPATAKAAYYDGAASAVTYNWASAKPIEITATAAALENDPQKIFLFVKNHVRYEPRFGAQKGALGAMIDRSGTAFDQAQLLVELLRAAGYSASYQVGTITLTGAQFNDWLGLTDPEAARQFLANGGIPATVSGAGTISQVEMGHAWVTVVINGATTTLDPSYKAMDRWAQIDVATEAGLSASSFVSTATNPTGSGTENGVGYITGVNLTGAESALNSAATTLLGKLKTTYKDKRAEEIMGGERIRPAADAWATPTTGVLNASWGSYSGGLPDKFRTKLTVEAYTCKVELFVDEIYGRRLVWRTPNDYEDGPPSTGVSSGEYMFMLQGGLPPGAGSSGNYPNCFSPPLPQNTIRISADLPYAARQGGVGAYGTWMDRVSLKEADASADAIIVHGWGDTANELQTRLNDDKSYREEVRPGLVDGKPPLTGEQEYWGPPYGKAGTQMQKLKARLYAGWLAQMTRATDIVEGASNTRIQHHYTIGVVYSQRQRQVHDLNWNGLDDPGEPFVPGSSLDEAIRMDLDSGFSTVSLAGVAADKVGARHTIAAFGAMLEGSLFEQQQDAVHTISTAQRFPFGQENFAGTIRYHRLLPGGAGVAQYREGVTSPRGVACTGQATANQNYTVIQANDRFLGPSSTVGYGVIRNMGPYTRRAPQGDYYMNRGCAWVAFNGDASEIAHVVTAINRPLKGGGGPGGRTKRSARRRCRPTC
- a CDS encoding RHS repeat domain-containing protein codes for the protein MSRTLRTFALATALAAPAIYLPHPAHANVQYVYDSAGRLWKAIYSNGIVIEYRYDAAGNRTQIITYPGTPTPPPG